One window from the genome of Salvelinus sp. IW2-2015 linkage group LG30, ASM291031v2, whole genome shotgun sequence encodes:
- the LOC111955165 gene encoding homocysteine-responsive endoplasmic reticulum-resident ubiquitin-like domain member 2 protein, producing MDQGVADSPAIIVIKAPNQKYDDQTINCFLNWTVDQLKTHISHVYPSKPSSKDQRLVYSGKLLLDHLTLKDVLRKQDEYHMVHLVCASRTPPGSPKVLRSHSNKATGVPSTSSTMGQSPSVPSQSQSTSSEESFDGLRHRTGPAPNHAAHPAFMQGYMWNQFPPQQGPPTNMPAYPGIQYNPMTLLWWQQVYARQYYMHYQMLAXSSHHLRPDLLSAQPGQSDPLNPPPPEERHGDPNIQLNAQGAEALLNEEDQNCDWLDWVYTVSCAAILLSIVYFYSSFSRFVMVIGAMLLLYLHQAEWFPFNLENELQNPGDGPHQDEMEADLHHDLQETERVMDDGLGDDDADSGEEGPEDPNGIPHVGFLNTTWSFIVTFFMSLIPEGPPNAAN from the exons ATGGACCAGGGTGTTGCCGACAGTCCTGCTATCATTGTCATTAAGGCACCCAACCAGAAGTATGATGACCAGACAATCAACTGCTTCCTGAACTGGACAGTGGATCAACTAAAAACCCATATCTCACATGTGTATCCCAGTAAACCG AGCTCCAAAGACCAGAGGCTGGTGTATTCTGGGAAGCTGCTCTTGGATCACTTAACACTGAAAGATGTGCTCAGAAAG CAGGATGAGTATCACATGGTCCACCTGGTRTGTGCATCACGCACCCCTCCTGGGTCCCCCAAGGTCCTCAGGAGCCACAGTAACAAGGCCACTGGAGTCCCCTCTACTAGCTCCACG ATGGGTCAGAGCCCCAGTGTCCCCTCCCAGAGTCAATCAACCTCCTCTGAAGAGAGCTTTGACGGGCTGAGACATCGGACAGGCCCCGCCCCTAACCATGCAGCACACCCTGCCTTTATGCAAGG CTACATGTGGAACCAGTTCCCGCCACAGCAAGGCCCTCCCACCAACATGCCAGCCTACCCTGGCATACAGTACAATCCCATGACGCTGCTGTGGTGGCAGCAGGTGTACGCCCGGCAATACTACATGCACTA TCAGATGTTGGCTGYCTCGTCTCACCATCTCAGGCCTGACCTGCTCTCGGCCCAGCCTGGCCAATCAGATCCTCTGAACCCGCCTCCCCCGGAGGAGCGCCATGGCGACCCCAACATCCAGTTGAATGCCCAGGGAGCGGAGGCGCTGCTGAACGAGGAGGATCAGAACTGTGATTGGCTGGACTGGGTGTACACTGTGTCATGCGCCGCCATCTTGCTCAGCATAGTCTACTTTTACTCATCCTTTAGCCGCTTCGTCATGGTGATTGGTGCCATGTTGCTGCTATACCT GCACCAAGCAGAGTGGTTCCCCTTTAACCTGGAGAACGAACTTCAGAACCCTGGGGACGGGCCCCACCAGGACGAGATGGAGGCTGACCTTCATCATGACCTCCAAGAGACG GAGCGGGTGATGGATGACGGCTTAGGGGATGATGATGCGGACAGTGGAGAGGAAGGACCAGAGGATCCCAATGGTATTCCCCATGTTGGCTTCCTCAATACAACTTGGTCATTTATTGTCACGTTCTTCATGTCTCTTATACCTGAGGGGCCCCCCAATGCTGCCAACTGA